AACAGCCGTTTCATCTGGCCTATGACCAGTTGCGCCGGACGCTCTATCCCCATCATCCTTACAGCGTCAGCACCTTAGGCACCCTGGAATCAGTGAGGAATTTAACGCCTGAGGATTTACGGGCGTACCATCAACGCTATTTCTGTCCTGCTCACACAGTGGTGAGTATCTGCGGGCGGGTGGAACCGGAACGGGTACGAGCCTGGGTGGAACGTTGTTTCGCCGATTGGTCAGCACCGGCAGTGGACTGGCAGCCCCCTCCTGTACCGACGCCAGAACCGCCAGTGGCACCCTTGCGCACCATTCGCCCGACGCAACAGAGTCTAGTGATGCTGGGATATCCGGGGCCAGCGGTGCATTCGGCCGACTATCCAGCGATGAAGTTGCTGAGCACCTATCTGGGTAATGGATTATCGAGCCGGTTGTTTGTGGAATTGCGGGAAAAGCAGGGGCTGGCGTACGATGTGTCGGCGTTTTATCCCACCCGTTGGCAACCAGCGCCCTTTGGGGTGTATTTGGGAACGGCAGCAGCCAATACGCGTTTAGCCCTGGTGAAACTGGCCGCCGAAATGCAGCGGTTGTTGGCAGAGCCGTTACCGGAGGCGGAACTCCTGACGGCGCGCAGCAAGCTGTTGGGGCAGTATGCGCTCGGCAAGCAAACCAACGCCCAAATTGCCCAACTGTTGGGTTGGTATGAGGTGCTGGGGTTGGGCGCTGACTACGATTTCCTCTTCCCCCAATTGATCCGGCAGTTGACTCCCGAACACCTCTGGCGAG
This DNA window, taken from Gloeomargarita sp. SKYB120, encodes the following:
- a CDS encoding insulinase family protein — encoded protein: MSLEVQPASSLQGRWFRWRLDNGLTLVVVDNPAADIVAARLFLRPGMLAELPHQWGLNHLLAATLTKGTQRRSAQDIALAVESLGASLGTEAAPDYFVLGLKAVTGDFPELFELASELWRLPTFPDPEVALERELTLQNLRLQQEQPFHLAYDQLRRTLYPHHPYSVSTLGTLESVRNLTPEDLRAYHQRYFCPAHTVVSICGRVEPERVRAWVERCFADWSAPAVDWQPPPVPTPEPPVAPLRTIRPTQQSLVMLGYPGPAVHSADYPAMKLLSTYLGNGLSSRLFVELREKQGLAYDVSAFYPTRWQPAPFGVYLGTAAANTRLALVKLAAEMQRLLAEPLPEAELLTARSKLLGQYALGKQTNAQIAQLLGWYEVLGLGADYDFLFPQLIRQLTPEHLWRAAQRYLRHPWVSLVGPATALADIG